The Megalops cyprinoides isolate fMegCyp1 chromosome 12, fMegCyp1.pri, whole genome shotgun sequence genome contains a region encoding:
- the LOC118787394 gene encoding D-aminoacyl-tRNA deacylase 2-like: MTDARVSPGLARTVVQQCVRARLQVKPVEGESIPEWVEIERGMVIYICFFKGATEDIIPKMVSTLLQVKLCEADSGKLVSVLDLPGSILIIPQATLGGKTKGRGMQYHGNIGKEEGLQLYASFVSQCEKELASTSKCTEAGVVVKHGTYGNRQVLKLHTNGPYTHLIEF, encoded by the exons atgactgacGCAAGAGTTTCTCCAGGACTTGCAAGAACAGTAGTACAGCAATGTGTGCGTGCTAGACTTCAGGTCAAACCAGTGGAGGGAGAGTCAATACCAGAATGGGTCGAG attGAAAGGGGAATGGTGATCTACATATGTTTTTTCAAAGGAGCCACAGAAGATATAATCCCAAAAATGG TAAGCACCCTGCTGCAGGTAAAGCTGTGTGAGGCTGACTCTGGGAagcttgtgtctgtgctggatCTGCCTGGGAGCATCCTCATCATCCCCCAGGCCACTCTTGGTGGGAAGACCAAAGGTCGGGGCATGCAGTATCACGGTAACAttgggaaggaggaggggctTCAGCTCTATGCCAGCTTTGTGTCCCAGTGCGAGAAGGAACTGGCCTCAACTAGCAAGTGCACTGAAGCTGGGGTTGTCGTCAAACATGGGACTTATGGAAACAGACAAGTGctaaaattacatacaaatgGACCCTACACACATTTAATAGAGTTTTAA
- the LOC118787225 gene encoding uncharacterized protein LOC118787225 has product MPVCSAFKCNARTGCKKDNNKVTFHRFPLKHPERLKIWIRITQKDDWMPTPNSVLCSRHFKEDCFDRTGQTTRIREGAVPTIVLFPRYSKKSQLLESQQCEQKKVTRSPRRQRGRRGRRAHPKKAGPRAEQASNVNPPASQSSSSEAPPPDPDPDPSSNEAESLPLAEGPMGQDVPNSDPSCSMMATAAVEYRPSVLTYFSYVPRVEPKPLLPLDHPYAVTESPVKLKRRCNDITDRLEECRRKLKMEQQKVRRWHRDVGRLKSVVKALRRESATPASCTELVEENFSGVPKELVKRMLGEKRGPLEYDDELKAFAVKLRLLSPKAYDYVRSSFKLALPHPRVMRLWRAHGKDGDGGQPEPPPAEAGDARKSRDMQAKKGVAPLRARTVIQQCQYARLRVKQEGGDSYEEWVEIHKGMVVYICFLKGATEKLIPKMVNALLNVKLFEMEPGKQVSVLDLPGSVLVVPQVALGGKARRRSLQYPSSIDSWRGLQLYASFIAQLESQLLSSSKCAEAGVVVRYGVYGEQQALVLDSDGLSTHLMEF; this is encoded by the exons ATGCCAGTGTGCTCCGCGTTCAAATGCAATGCTCGTACTGGGTgtaaaaaagacaacaacaaagtGACATTTCACAG GTTCCCACTAAAGCATCCCGAGAGACTCAAAATATGGATCCGTATCACGCAGAAAGATGACTGGATGCCCACGCCCAATTCGGTCCTGTGCTCTCGACACTTTAAGGAGGACTGCTTTGACAGGACTGGTCAGACCACACGAATCAGGGAGGGTGCAGTCCCAACCATTGTCCTTTTCCCCCGCTACTCGAAG AAATCTCAGCTGTTAGAGAGCCAGCAATGTGAGCAAAAGAAAGTGACAAGGTCCCCTCGGCGACAGCGAGGCCGGCGTGGGAGGCGGGCCCACCCTAAAAAAGCGGGCCCGAGAGCTGAGCAGGCCTCCAACGTGAACCCACCTGCAAGCCAGAGCTCCTCCAGTGAGGCACCCCCTCcagaccctgaccctgaccccaGCAGTAATGAGGCTGAAAGCCTTCCCCTGGCGGAGGGTCCTATGGGCCAGGACGTGCCCAATTCGGACCCCTCATGCTCGATGATGGCTACAGCTGCGGTGGAGTACCGGCCCAGTGTCCTGACCTATTTCAGCTATGTGCCGCGGGTGGAGCCCAAGCCGCTGCTCCCCCTCGACCACCCGTATGCTGTGACCGAGTCACCTGTCAAACTGAAGCGGCGCTGCAACGACATCACGGACCGGCTAGAGGAGTGCCGGCGCAAGCTGAAAATGGAGCAGCAGAAGGTGCGGCGCTGGCACCGTGATGTTGGCCGGCTTAAGTCAGTGGTGAAGGCGCTGCGCCGGGAGAGCGCCACGCCAGCCAGCTGCACCGAGCTGGTGGAGGAGAACTTCAGCGGCGTGCCCAAGGAACTGGTAAAGAGGATGCTGGGGGAGAAGCGAGGCCCCCTGGAGTATGATGATGAGCTCAAGGCCTTTGCTGTGAAGCTCCGCCTCCTGTCACCCAAGGCCTATGACTACGTGCGGAGCAGCTTCAAGCTGGCCCTTCCGCACCCACGCGTCATGAGGCTGTGGCGCGCTCATGGCAAGGACGGTGATGGTGGCCAGCCTGAGCCGCCCCCTGCCGAGGCGGGGGACGCCAGAAAGAGCAGGGACATGCAGGCAAAGAAGGGTGTGGCTCCACTGCGGGCGAGGACCGTGATCCAACAGTGCCAGTATGCCAGGCTCCGAGTGAAACAAGAGGGGGGCGACTCCTATGAGGAGTGGGTAGAG aTTCACAAGGGAATGGTGGTCTACATCTGCTTTTTGAAAGGGGCCACGGAGAAGTTGATCCCAAAAATGG TGAACGCCCTGCTGAATGTGAAACTGTTTGAGATGGAGCCTGGCAAGCAGGTGTCTGTGCTGGACCTGCCTGGGAGCGTGCTTGTTGTGCCCCAGGTTGCGCTGGGGGGGAAGGCCAGGAGGCGGAGCCTGCAGTACCCCAGCAGCATCGACAGCTGGAGGGGCCTGCAGCTGTATGCCAGTTTCATAGCGCAGCTGGAGAGCCAGCTGCTCTCATCCAGCAAGTGTGCGGAGGCTGGGGTGGTGGTGCGGTACGGGGTGTACGGAGAGCAGCAGGCGTTGGTGCTGGACAGTGATGGACTCTCAACACACCTGATGGAATTTTAG
- the nubpl gene encoding iron-sulfur protein NUBPL produces MALRNYSWLLQVFKYTLGNSTNVLSRVRDNLPVCSKHCIRLKSAGAADRSLQERQRQHMARGLPKQKPIAGVKQVIVVASGKGGVGKSTTAVNLALGLSANNTSKTVGLLDADVYGPSVPKLMNLKGNPELTEKNLMRPLVNFGIPCMSMGFLVEETAPIVWRGLMVMSAIEKLLRQVDWGRLDYLVVDMPPGTGDVQLSITQNIPIAGAVIVSTPQDIALLDARRGAEMFRKVNVPVLGLVQNMSVFQCPKCHHQTHIFGADGARNLAQTLGVEILGDVPLHMSIREMSDRGQPVVVSSPDSPEAEAYRNVASAVVRQLAALTD; encoded by the exons ATGGCATTAAGAAACTACAGTTGGTTGTTACAAGTATTTAAATATACCTTGGGTAATAGTACAAATGTATTGTCAAGGGTCAGGGATAACTTGCCGGTATGCTCTAAACACTGCATTCGTCTCAAG TCGGCAGGGGCTGCTGACAGGTCGCTGCAGGAGAGGCAGCGGCAGCACATGGCGAGAGGCTTACCCAAACAGAAGCCGATCGCAGGAGTCAAGCAGGTCATCGTCGTTGCATCGGGAAAGGGCGGAGTGGGGAAGTCCACCACTGCAG tgaaCCTGGCTCTGGGACTTTCTGCCAATAATACG AGTAAAACAGTGGGGCTCCTGGATGCTGATGTCTATGGGCCTTCAGTTCCCAAACTGATGAACTTGAAGGGGAACCCTGAGCTCACTGAGA AAAACCTCATGAGGCCGCTGGTGAATTTTGGGATACCATG CATGTCCATGGGCTTCCTGGTGGAGGAGACAGCACCCATTGTCTGGCGAGGGCTGATGGTGATGTCTGCCATAGAGAAGCTGCTGAGGCAG GTTGACTGGGGTCGCCTGGATTACCTGGTCGTCGACATGCCACCCGGGACCGGAGACGTACAGCTGTCCATCACACAGAACATCCCAATCGCAG GTGCTGTGATCGTGTCCACTCCCCAAGACATTGCTCTGCTGGATGCCCGCAGAGGGGCTGAGATGTTCCGCAAGGTCAATGTGCCG GTCCTTGGACTGGTGCAGAACATGAGTGTGTTCCAGTGCCCTAAGTGCCACCACCAGACCCATATATTTGGGGCAGATGGGGCAAGAAACCTGGCTCAGACTCTGGGAGTGGAAATTTTGG GGGACGTCCCACTGCACATGAGCATTAGAGAGATGTCGGACAGGGGGCAGCCTGTGGTGGTGTCCTCGCCAGATAGCCCAGAG